In Alkaliphilus flagellatus, one DNA window encodes the following:
- the cbiE gene encoding precorrin-6y C5,15-methyltransferase (decarboxylating) subunit CbiE — protein MAGVGPGNPKYLTVEAKEAIEKAEYVLAFGRVSSSLKSIRDDFIQVNRVDDIIKHINIYNDLLLLASGDPNFYGIVDFLKKKGVLIKKVIPGISSFQYMMAKLEKSWQGANFLSLHGRDEGLEKVKKSYLTIILTDKENSPLVISRNLKMLGVKGTMYIGFNLSYDDEKIIKINIGEEVEDISPLSVVVIENEMD, from the coding sequence ATAGCAGGAGTTGGGCCTGGAAATCCAAAGTACTTGACTGTAGAAGCAAAGGAAGCAATTGAGAAAGCAGAATATGTTTTGGCTTTTGGTAGGGTTTCAAGTTCTTTAAAAAGCATACGAGATGATTTTATACAAGTAAATAGAGTAGATGACATAATTAAGCATATAAATATTTATAATGATTTGCTACTGCTAGCTTCGGGAGATCCTAATTTTTATGGTATTGTAGATTTCCTTAAAAAAAAGGGAGTATTAATAAAAAAGGTGATTCCAGGCATTTCCTCCTTCCAATATATGATGGCAAAGCTAGAAAAAAGTTGGCAAGGAGCAAACTTTCTATCCTTACATGGTAGGGATGAAGGACTAGAAAAGGTCAAAAAAAGCTACTTAACGATAATACTAACAGATAAGGAAAATAGTCCTCTGGTTATATCAAGGAACTTAAAAATGTTAGGTGTAAAAGGTACAATGTATATTGGTTTTAATTTATCCTATGATGATGAGAAAATTATAAAAATAAATATAGGAGAAGAAGTAGAAGATATTTCTCCTCTATCGGTGGTGGTAATTGAAAATGAAATGGATTAA